GCCGCGGCGAGCGGTTTGCGCGCCTTGGTTTCCTGCGACGAATGCTCAGGCGCCCCATCGACGTAATTGAGAATCCAGTCGTTCAGCCAGCGTTGCATGTCCTCCCGTTCCTTGAACGACCCGATCTTGTCACGTACGATGCACTTCAGATAGTGCGCAAAGCGACAG
This window of the Candidatus Hydrogenedentota bacterium genome carries:
- a CDS encoding type VI secretion system contractile sheath large subunit encodes the protein CRFAHYLKCIVRDKIGSFKEREDMQRWLNDWILNYVDGAPEHSSQETKARKPLAAAEVVVEEVEGNPGYYTSKFFLRPHYQLEGLTVSLRLVSKLPSAKGAGAK